A genomic segment from Lutibacter sp. A80 encodes:
- a CDS encoding circularly permuted type 2 ATP-grasp protein, which yields MKKTTELPLFSSYDFNSNFYDELFNKNEEVRKIYKTLFKLFSEYSVTEFNSLNNRAKESFFNNGITFQVYGSNQLQEKIFPFDLFPRIIDNKEWHKIETGVLQRCKALNHFLWDVYHDQKIIKQGIVPIELISSSENFLSQMVNLDPPQGIYNHISGTDLIKHADGDYYVLEDNIRCPSGVSYVVGNRAAVKHALFGVFNKYNAQTVVDYGANLLDILETVKPKGVDNPVSVVITPGVYNSAYYEHSFLAKQMGIDLVEGRDLFIENNFVYKQTIHGPEKVDIIYRRIDDLFIDPLEFKKDSLLGVPGLFGVYKKGNVCLVNAPGTGVADDKAIYTYMPEIIKYYLDEDPILNNVHTYHCSRKNELSYVLNNIDKLVIKPVDESGGYGISIGNKLTKEEIEKVKETIKASPRKYIAQPIMALSTHPTYIEESQSFEPRHVDLRTFTLLGKNKEFVLKGGLSRVALRKGNLVVNSSQGGGSKDTWVLKK from the coding sequence TTGAAAAAAACTACTGAACTTCCGTTATTTTCATCATACGACTTTAATTCAAATTTTTATGATGAACTTTTCAATAAAAATGAAGAGGTTAGAAAAATTTACAAAACCCTTTTTAAATTATTTAGCGAATATTCTGTCACTGAATTTAATTCATTAAATAATAGAGCAAAGGAATCTTTTTTTAATAATGGAATTACATTTCAAGTATACGGTTCAAATCAATTGCAAGAAAAAATATTTCCTTTTGATTTATTTCCTAGAATTATTGACAATAAAGAATGGCATAAAATTGAAACAGGCGTTTTACAAAGATGTAAAGCTTTAAATCACTTTTTATGGGACGTTTACCATGACCAAAAAATTATAAAACAAGGAATAGTACCAATAGAATTAATCAGTTCTTCTGAAAATTTCCTATCACAAATGGTTAACTTAGATCCTCCGCAAGGAATCTATAATCATATTTCAGGTACAGATTTAATAAAACATGCAGACGGAGATTATTATGTACTTGAAGACAATATACGCTGCCCTTCTGGTGTTAGCTATGTAGTTGGTAATAGAGCCGCTGTAAAACATGCCTTATTTGGAGTATTTAACAAGTACAATGCCCAAACAGTTGTTGATTATGGTGCAAATCTATTAGATATTCTAGAAACTGTTAAGCCAAAAGGCGTAGACAATCCAGTGAGTGTAGTTATTACGCCTGGTGTATACAACTCTGCCTATTATGAACATTCTTTTTTAGCCAAACAAATGGGTATAGATTTAGTTGAAGGTAGGGATCTATTTATTGAAAATAATTTTGTTTACAAGCAAACCATTCACGGACCAGAAAAAGTAGATATTATTTACAGACGTATTGATGATTTATTTATTGATCCTTTAGAATTTAAAAAAGACTCTTTACTTGGCGTACCCGGTTTATTCGGTGTTTATAAAAAAGGCAATGTTTGTTTGGTTAATGCTCCCGGAACAGGAGTAGCCGACGACAAAGCTATTTACACCTATATGCCTGAAATAATTAAATATTATTTAGATGAAGATCCAATATTAAACAATGTACACACGTACCATTGTAGTAGAAAAAATGAATTAAGTTACGTTTTAAATAATATAGACAAACTAGTTATTAAACCCGTAGATGAATCTGGTGGCTATGGAATTTCTATTGGAAATAAACTAACAAAAGAAGAAATTGAAAAAGTAAAAGAAACTATTAAAGCAAGCCCTAGAAAATACATAGCACAGCCAATTATGGCACTCTCTACACACCCAACTTATATTGAAGAAAGCCAATCTTTTGAACCTAGACATGTAGATTTAAGAACTTTCACTTTATTAGGTAAAAACAAAGAATTTGTATTAAAAGGTGGTCTATCTAGAGTAGCACTAAGAAAAGGAAATTTAGTAGTAAACTCATCTCAAGGTGGTGGTTCTAAAGATACTTGGGTTTTAAAAAAATAA
- a CDS encoding helix-turn-helix domain-containing protein — translation MQTVQFISTTPSALVNLIDETVKKRLDEFKKFYQPKEPTKYVTRQYVADEMLHCDISTVHNLTKKGILIKYQCGGRVLYKREEVENAIVKLEK, via the coding sequence ATGCAAACAGTACAATTTATTAGTACAACGCCAAGCGCACTTGTAAACCTAATCGATGAAACAGTAAAAAAGCGATTAGACGAATTTAAAAAATTCTACCAACCTAAAGAACCAACAAAATATGTAACCCGCCAATATGTTGCAGATGAAATGTTGCATTGTGATATTTCAACGGTTCACAATCTTACTAAAAAAGGAATACTTATTAAATACCAATGCGGAGGCCGAGTACTTTACAAGCGTGAAGAGGTGGAAAATGCAATTGTTAAACTTGAAAAATAG
- a CDS encoding tyrosine-type recombinase/integrase translates to MATIKFLLQSKSKNAPIYLRLSISRGNIFYRKTGLHINPKEWGEKGFPKNNNKSREIKDLTTKLKNLDAKILENFNTDNSKGITIDGDWLQNKIDIHFKRISETTQSELVTDAIQNIIDTAHNRDNGKGGRGLSQCRINAYNRLLELFIMFQGKKKYKVKELNKKVFDDFKNWLFDKQNYSDTYAFKKLSDLKGVCKDARANGIETSVELTGIKTKQLSAYDDDMDVIFLTPKEIEKIEKATLLKDAHINARKWLILACFTGQRGGDLIKLTESNFKKTKNKECIELTQQKTNTKVEIPILPKVREILKSGLPYKVSTQKLNKYFKEIGAKARINTPTMGRIIEASENPKEKKKRGVKKLRPKYTYISTHIGRRTFASNHYGKLPTPIIMKVTGHKKESTFLTYVNKGDDSHIDAFLEYYKKEEQKKKKETNLTVVKNASNQ, encoded by the coding sequence ATGGCAACAATCAAATTTTTACTTCAAAGCAAATCTAAAAACGCACCAATATATTTAAGACTCTCAATAAGTAGGGGTAATATTTTTTACCGTAAAACTGGATTACATATAAATCCAAAAGAATGGGGAGAAAAAGGGTTTCCAAAAAACAACAATAAATCTAGAGAAATAAAAGACCTTACGACTAAATTAAAAAATTTAGACGCTAAAATCCTAGAGAATTTCAATACCGACAACAGCAAAGGAATCACAATCGATGGTGATTGGCTACAAAATAAAATTGATATTCATTTTAAACGTATTTCAGAAACTACACAAAGCGAACTAGTAACAGATGCAATACAAAACATTATTGATACCGCACACAATAGAGATAACGGAAAAGGTGGAAGAGGTTTAAGTCAATGTAGAATAAACGCATATAACAGACTTTTAGAACTCTTTATAATGTTTCAAGGTAAAAAAAAATACAAGGTTAAAGAACTAAATAAAAAAGTATTTGACGACTTTAAAAACTGGCTATTCGACAAACAAAACTATTCAGACACCTACGCATTTAAAAAATTATCAGATTTAAAAGGAGTATGTAAAGATGCAAGAGCCAACGGAATAGAAACCTCCGTAGAATTAACAGGCATAAAAACCAAACAACTTTCAGCCTATGACGACGATATGGACGTTATATTTTTAACCCCTAAAGAGATTGAAAAAATTGAAAAAGCAACACTATTAAAAGACGCACACATAAACGCTCGTAAATGGCTTATTTTAGCGTGTTTTACTGGCCAACGTGGAGGTGATTTAATCAAACTAACTGAAAGCAATTTCAAGAAAACTAAAAACAAAGAATGTATAGAACTAACTCAACAAAAAACCAATACAAAAGTAGAAATTCCAATTCTACCAAAAGTAAGAGAGATTTTAAAAAGCGGATTACCCTATAAAGTTTCAACACAAAAACTAAACAAATATTTTAAAGAGATTGGAGCAAAAGCAAGAATAAACACCCCAACAATGGGACGTATTATCGAGGCAAGTGAAAACCCAAAAGAGAAAAAGAAAAGAGGAGTTAAAAAATTACGTCCAAAATACACATACATAAGCACACACATAGGTCGTCGTACTTTCGCATCAAATCATTACGGGAAATTACCAACACCAATTATAATGAAAGTAACAGGACACAAAAAAGAATCTACATTCTTAACATACGTAAACAAAGGAGACGACAGTCATATCGACGCATTTTTGGAATACTACAAAAAGGAAGAACAAAAAAAGAAAAAGGAAACAAATTTAACCGTTGTAAAAAACGCATCAAATCAATAA
- a CDS encoding homocysteine S-methyltransferase family protein — MEDIRNILKNKILVLDGAMGTMIQQYKFTEEDYRGEQFKDFKVSVKGNNDMLSITQPKAIKEIHAKYLEAGADIIETNTFSSTTIAMADYKMEDFVYELNFQSAKIAKEVAKEFTEKDPSKPRFVAGSIGPTNRTASMSPDVNDPGFRAVTFDDLRVAYKQQVEALIDVGVDVLLIETVFDTLNAKAALFAIEEIKAERKIDIPIMLSGTITDASGRTLSGQTAEAFLISVSHIPLLTVGFNCALGAKQLTPHLEVLAQKSDLAISAHPNAGLPNAFGEYDETPEMMANQIEEYLEKGLINIIGGCCGTTPDHIKAIAEIAEKYKPRLVE, encoded by the coding sequence ATGGAAGACATTCGTAACATATTAAAAAATAAAATCCTTGTACTAGATGGTGCTATGGGAACTATGATTCAACAGTATAAATTTACTGAAGAAGATTACAGAGGAGAACAATTTAAAGATTTCAAAGTTTCGGTAAAAGGAAACAATGACATGCTTTCAATTACACAGCCAAAAGCAATTAAAGAAATTCATGCAAAATATTTAGAAGCCGGAGCAGATATTATTGAGACCAATACGTTTTCGTCTACAACAATTGCTATGGCCGATTACAAAATGGAAGACTTTGTTTATGAGTTAAATTTTCAATCTGCTAAAATAGCTAAAGAAGTTGCAAAAGAATTTACTGAAAAAGATCCATCGAAACCGCGTTTTGTAGCGGGTTCAATTGGACCAACAAACCGTACAGCAAGTATGTCTCCTGATGTAAATGATCCAGGTTTTAGAGCAGTAACTTTTGATGATTTAAGAGTTGCTTACAAGCAGCAAGTTGAAGCATTAATTGATGTAGGAGTAGATGTGTTATTAATTGAAACAGTTTTTGATACTTTAAATGCTAAGGCTGCTTTATTTGCTATTGAAGAAATTAAGGCAGAAAGAAAAATTGATATTCCTATTATGTTAAGTGGAACAATTACCGATGCTAGTGGAAGAACATTATCGGGGCAAACGGCAGAAGCATTTTTAATTTCTGTATCACACATTCCTTTATTAACTGTTGGATTTAATTGTGCTTTAGGAGCAAAACAATTAACACCACACTTAGAAGTATTAGCTCAAAAATCTGACTTAGCAATTTCGGCACATCCAAATGCAGGATTGCCAAATGCATTTGGAGAGTATGATGAAACGCCTGAAATGATGGCTAATCAAATAGAAGAATATTTAGAAAAAGGTTTAATTAATATTATTGGAGGGTGCTGTGGAACAACTCCAGATCATATTAAGGCTATTGCTGAAATAGCGGAGAAGTATAAACCAAGATTGGTTGAATAA
- the metF gene encoding methylenetetrahydrofolate reductase [NAD(P)H] — MKVTDHIKNANGKTLFSFEIVPPQKGQNIQDLYNNVDPLMEFNPPFIDVTTSREEYVYIKKENGLLEQKMTRMRPGTVGICAALKYKYNVDAIPHVLCGGFTKEETEYVLVDCHYLGLDNIMALRGDAMKHEPYFVPTEGGNVFASDLVAQIKELNEGKYLHNIIETNNKPDFCIGVAGYPEKHLEAPSMETDLRRLKEKVAAGADYVVTQMFFDNQKYFDFVEKARSIGITVPIIPGIKPIAVKRHQQILPQIFRLDLPEELIAEIESCKDNKQVRQVGIEWAVKQSKELIAKGAPVVHFYSMGKSDNIKKIAKEVF; from the coding sequence ATGAAAGTAACAGATCATATAAAAAATGCAAACGGTAAAACATTGTTTTCGTTTGAGATTGTACCACCACAAAAGGGTCAGAATATTCAAGATTTATACAATAATGTAGATCCGTTAATGGAATTTAATCCACCTTTTATTGATGTAACAACATCGAGAGAAGAATATGTGTATATAAAAAAGGAAAATGGCTTGTTAGAGCAAAAAATGACAAGAATGCGACCTGGAACTGTAGGTATTTGTGCAGCATTAAAATATAAATATAATGTAGATGCAATTCCGCATGTATTGTGTGGAGGTTTTACCAAAGAAGAAACAGAATATGTGTTGGTTGATTGTCATTATTTAGGTTTAGACAATATAATGGCATTACGAGGAGATGCAATGAAGCATGAGCCATATTTTGTACCAACAGAAGGAGGAAATGTATTTGCATCTGATTTAGTAGCTCAAATAAAAGAATTAAACGAGGGAAAATATTTACACAATATTATAGAAACCAATAATAAGCCAGACTTTTGTATTGGTGTAGCTGGTTATCCTGAAAAACATTTAGAAGCTCCAAGTATGGAAACCGATTTACGAAGGTTAAAAGAAAAGGTGGCTGCTGGTGCAGATTATGTGGTGACACAAATGTTTTTTGATAATCAGAAATATTTTGATTTTGTTGAAAAAGCTCGTAGTATTGGTATTACAGTACCTATTATACCAGGTATAAAACCTATTGCTGTTAAAAGACATCAACAAATATTGCCTCAAATTTTTAGATTAGATTTGCCAGAAGAGTTAATTGCTGAAATTGAATCTTGTAAAGATAATAAACAAGTACGACAAGTAGGTATAGAATGGGCAGTGAAGCAGTCTAAAGAGTTGATTGCTAAAGGAGCTCCAGTAGTTCATTTTTATTCTATGGGAAAATCAGATAATATCAAAAAAATAGCAAAAGAAGTGTTTTAA
- the metH gene encoding methionine synthase produces the protein MNTQKKYLKLSGLEPLIITPESNFINVGERTNVAGSRKFLRLIKEEKFDEALAIARHQVEGGAQIIDINMDDGLLDGKEAMVRFMNLIAAEPDIARVPIMIDSSKWEIIEAGLQVAQGKCVVNSISLKEGEQQFKEHARKIKMYGAAVIVMAFDEDGQADNYERRIEISQRSYNILVNEVGFPSEDIIFDLNIFPVATGMEEHRKNALDFIEATRWVRENLPNASVSGGVSNVSFSFRGNNAVREAMHSVFLYYAIKAGMNIGIVNPAMLEVYDDIPKDLLEHVEDVILDRRDDATERLLDFAESVVSTAKERKVDMSWREKSLQDRITHALVKGLDEFIVEDVEAARLEAEKPIEVIEGNLMIGMNVVGDLFGSGKMFLPQVVKSARVMKKAVAYLLPFIEADKNGVKEANGKILLATVKGDVHDIGKNIVGVVLGCNNYDIVDLGVMVAPEKIIQAAKDENVDAIGLSGLITPSLDEMVYLAKEMERQKFEVPLLIGGATTSKAHTAVKIDPQYKNAVVHVHDASRAVTVVGDLLDKRINQKYVGDIKADYVKVREGFANRSSKKEYLSLADARKNKFKIDWGTSTIVKPNFEGIQVFEDFDLTKLVDYIDWSPFFRTWELAGKFPAILTDKVVGEAATNLFNDAKLMLAKILNENLLTAKAVFGIFPANSVNEDDIELYADTDRTKVNVKFITLRQQLKKKEGIPNIALADFIAPKETGIEDYMGAFCVSTGFGTAELAAEFEKDHDDYNSILIKALADRLAEAFAEYLHEKVRKEYWGYASDEVLSNQELIKEGYKGIRPAPGYPACPDHTEKWTIWDLLSVKETIGVELTDSLAMWPAASVSGYYFGNEKAKYFGVGKITEEQLISVADRKEEDLDVMRKWLNPNLAES, from the coding sequence ATGAATACACAAAAAAAATACCTAAAACTATCGGGTCTAGAACCCTTAATAATTACTCCAGAAAGTAATTTTATAAATGTTGGTGAACGTACCAATGTTGCAGGTTCTCGTAAGTTTTTACGATTGATAAAAGAAGAGAAATTTGATGAAGCATTAGCTATTGCTCGTCATCAGGTTGAAGGAGGTGCGCAAATTATCGACATTAATATGGATGATGGTTTGTTAGATGGAAAAGAAGCGATGGTTCGCTTTATGAATTTGATTGCTGCAGAACCAGATATTGCACGTGTTCCAATTATGATTGATAGTTCCAAATGGGAAATTATTGAAGCTGGATTACAAGTTGCGCAAGGTAAATGTGTTGTAAACTCTATCAGTTTAAAAGAAGGAGAGCAACAATTTAAAGAACATGCAAGAAAAATAAAAATGTATGGAGCAGCCGTTATTGTAATGGCTTTTGATGAGGATGGACAGGCAGATAATTACGAACGTAGAATTGAAATATCTCAGCGTTCATACAATATTTTGGTAAACGAAGTTGGGTTTCCTTCAGAAGATATAATTTTTGATTTAAATATATTTCCAGTGGCAACCGGAATGGAAGAACACCGTAAAAATGCTTTAGATTTTATTGAAGCTACACGTTGGGTTCGAGAGAATTTGCCAAATGCTAGTGTAAGTGGAGGTGTAAGTAACGTATCGTTTTCTTTTAGAGGGAACAATGCGGTGCGCGAAGCAATGCACTCTGTGTTTTTATATTATGCTATTAAAGCAGGAATGAATATTGGAATTGTAAATCCTGCAATGTTGGAAGTTTATGATGATATTCCAAAAGATTTATTAGAACATGTAGAAGATGTAATTTTAGATAGAAGAGATGATGCTACAGAGCGTTTATTAGATTTTGCTGAAAGTGTTGTAAGTACTGCTAAAGAGCGTAAAGTAGATATGTCTTGGAGAGAAAAATCTTTACAAGATCGTATAACTCATGCATTGGTAAAAGGCTTGGATGAATTTATTGTTGAGGATGTAGAGGCTGCACGACTGGAAGCTGAAAAGCCAATTGAAGTTATTGAAGGTAATTTAATGATTGGTATGAATGTAGTTGGAGATTTATTTGGTTCTGGTAAAATGTTTTTACCTCAAGTGGTGAAATCTGCCCGTGTAATGAAAAAAGCCGTAGCTTATTTATTGCCTTTTATTGAAGCAGATAAAAATGGTGTAAAGGAAGCAAATGGAAAAATTTTATTAGCAACTGTAAAAGGTGATGTACACGATATTGGTAAAAATATTGTAGGTGTAGTTTTAGGTTGTAATAATTATGATATTGTAGATTTAGGGGTAATGGTTGCTCCAGAAAAAATAATTCAAGCAGCGAAAGATGAAAACGTTGATGCTATTGGTTTAAGTGGTTTAATTACACCTAGTTTAGATGAAATGGTGTATTTAGCAAAAGAAATGGAGCGTCAAAAATTTGAAGTTCCTTTGTTAATTGGTGGTGCAACAACTTCTAAAGCACATACAGCAGTAAAAATTGATCCACAATATAAAAATGCTGTAGTTCACGTACACGATGCTTCAAGAGCAGTAACTGTAGTTGGTGATTTATTAGATAAAAGAATTAACCAAAAATATGTTGGCGATATAAAAGCCGATTATGTTAAGGTTCGTGAAGGTTTTGCTAATAGATCAAGTAAAAAAGAATATTTGTCGTTAGCTGATGCAAGAAAAAATAAGTTTAAAATAGATTGGGGTACTTCAACAATTGTAAAACCAAATTTTGAAGGAATTCAAGTTTTTGAAGATTTTGATTTAACAAAATTAGTAGATTATATAGATTGGAGTCCGTTTTTTAGAACTTGGGAATTAGCGGGTAAATTCCCTGCAATTTTAACTGATAAAGTAGTAGGAGAGGCGGCTACCAACTTATTTAATGACGCAAAATTAATGCTTGCAAAAATATTAAATGAAAATTTATTAACTGCAAAAGCTGTTTTTGGTATTTTTCCAGCAAATAGTGTAAATGAAGATGATATAGAGCTTTATGCAGATACCGATAGAACTAAAGTAAATGTTAAGTTTATAACATTACGTCAACAATTAAAAAAGAAAGAAGGAATACCAAATATTGCCTTGGCAGATTTTATTGCTCCAAAAGAAACAGGGATTGAAGATTATATGGGAGCGTTTTGTGTATCTACAGGATTTGGAACAGCTGAATTAGCTGCGGAATTTGAAAAAGATCACGACGATTATAACTCTATTTTGATTAAAGCTTTAGCCGATAGGTTAGCAGAAGCTTTTGCAGAATATTTGCATGAAAAAGTTAGAAAAGAATATTGGGGTTATGCTTCAGATGAGGTTTTATCTAATCAAGAGTTGATTAAAGAAGGCTATAAAGGTATTCGTCCTGCTCCAGGATATCCTGCTTGTCCAGATCATACAGAAAAATGGACTATATGGGATTTGTTAAGTGTTAAAGAAACCATTGGGGTAGAATTAACAGATAGTTTGGCAATGTGGCCTGCAGCATCTGTTTCAGGTTATTATTTTGGAAATGAAAAAGCGAAATATTTTGGTGTAGGAAAAATAACTGAAGAGCAATTGATAAGTGTTGCTGATAGAAAAGAGGAAGATTTAGATGTAATGAGAAAATGGTTAAATCCTAATTTAGCTGAAAGTTAG
- a CDS encoding DUF58 domain-containing protein has translation MEILSVKHLSELNNLELLAKQVVEGFITGIHKSPFHGFSVEFAEHRLYNKGESTRHIDWKLYAKTNKLFVKRYEEETNLRCHLIIDNSASMHYPLVKQPTIDNLTKVAFSAIASAALMEILKRQRDAVGLSVYSDKNEYYAPAKGGERHRRMLLTELDSLLKEPSVSNTDTYKALHEISEKIHKRSLVFLFTDMFQASKDEDELFEALRHLKHKKHEVVLFHTYDENLELNFNFENSPKKFVDVETGEQINMYASNVKEEYKNYMSSYFNNLKLRCMQYKIEYVPVAINKGFDAILLSYLMSRKKNL, from the coding sequence ATGGAAATTTTATCAGTAAAGCACCTTTCAGAACTAAATAATTTAGAGTTATTGGCAAAGCAAGTTGTAGAAGGGTTTATTACAGGAATACATAAAAGTCCATTTCACGGGTTTTCGGTAGAATTTGCAGAACATAGATTGTATAATAAGGGAGAAAGTACACGCCATATAGATTGGAAGCTTTATGCTAAGACAAATAAATTATTTGTAAAGCGGTATGAAGAAGAGACTAATTTACGATGTCACTTAATTATTGATAACTCTGCGTCTATGCATTATCCGTTAGTTAAGCAGCCAACAATAGATAATTTAACAAAAGTTGCTTTTTCGGCAATAGCATCTGCAGCATTAATGGAAATTTTGAAGCGTCAGCGAGATGCAGTAGGGTTAAGTGTGTATAGCGATAAAAACGAATACTATGCTCCTGCCAAAGGAGGAGAGCGCCATAGGAGGATGTTATTGACAGAATTGGATAGTTTATTAAAAGAACCTTCTGTTTCAAATACAGATACGTATAAGGCCTTGCATGAAATTTCAGAAAAAATACATAAACGTTCGTTGGTGTTTTTGTTTACAGATATGTTTCAAGCATCTAAAGATGAAGATGAGTTATTTGAAGCTTTAAGACATTTAAAACATAAAAAACACGAAGTTGTTTTATTTCATACCTACGATGAAAACTTAGAATTAAACTTTAATTTTGAAAATTCTCCAAAAAAGTTTGTAGATGTAGAAACTGGCGAACAAATTAATATGTATGCCTCAAATGTTAAGGAAGAGTATAAGAATTATATGTCATCATATTTTAATAACTTGAAATTGAGGTGTATGCAGTATAAAATTGAATACGTTCCAGTAGCTATAAATAAAGGGTTTGACGCGATTTTATTGTCGTATTTAATGAGTAGAAAAAAAAATTTATAA
- the trxA gene encoding thioredoxin yields the protein MALEVTDATFNEVVLQSDKPVMVDFWAAWCGPCRMVAPIMDQLTTEYEGKATIAKVDVDSNQEFAAKYGVRNIPTVLVFKGGEVVEKQVGVAPKATYAQKIDAHL from the coding sequence ATGGCATTAGAAGTAACAGACGCAACTTTTAACGAAGTAGTTTTACAATCAGATAAACCAGTTATGGTTGACTTTTGGGCAGCTTGGTGTGGACCTTGTAGAATGGTTGCTCCAATTATGGACCAATTAACAACTGAATACGAAGGGAAAGCAACAATTGCAAAAGTAGACGTTGATTCAAACCAAGAGTTTGCAGCTAAATACGGTGTAAGAAATATTCCTACAGTTTTAGTTTTTAAAGGTGGTGAAGTTGTTGAAAAACAAGTAGGTGTTGCTCCAAAAGCTACATACGCACAAAAAATTGACGCACATTTATAA